DNA from Mesorhizobium sp. B2-1-1:
CGGGGTACATGCGCGAGGAATCGCCGTGCCAGCCGTCGAGGATGTAGGTGACGTCGATGTTGACGATGTCGCCATCCTTCAGCGGCTTGTTGTCGGGGATGCCATGGCAGACGACATGATTGATCGAGGTGCAGGAAGACTTGGTGTAGCCGCGGTAGTTGAGCGTCGCCGGCAGCGCGCCATGATCCATGCCGAACTCGAAAACGAAACGATCTATGGTGTCGGTGGTGACGCCGGGCGCAACCATCGGCACCAGTTCGTCGAGGCAGCGCGCCGTGAGGTCGCATGCCTTGCGCATGCCGGCAAAACCTTCCTCGCCATAGAGGCGGATCTGGCCGGTGTTTCTGAGCGGTGCCGTGGCGGCGTCGAGATAAGTGACCATTGGTGTCCGTCTTGCCGGTGTGGCTCTGCAAGGGAGCCGGCGTGAAAATCTCCCCAGATTTGGCACTTGAGGGCAAAAGGTTCAAGGAAGAACTGCCCGGACACGACCAAGCGGCAGGGATATTCGGCGCGCCCCGGTGTCCTTGACGCCCTTGTTCCTTCCCTTTCAGTCGACCGTGCGGTAGGGCGAGGGAGGTTTTTGGAGATTTCATGAGCGTCGAGCACGCCAGATTGCCTGAAGCGCCGTTGAAGGCGGCCTGCTCATTGCTGATGAGCCTTGTGCTGCTGGCGATGCTGTCGCTTGGCCGGGCGGAGGTGCCCGTCTTTGCCGGAGCAGCCTCCGGTGTCGCCAGCGCCGGCGTGGAGCGGTCCGGCGAAGCGGCGGCGCTGCTGCGCATCACCGGCAAGGGGCAGGCGCTGGAAGTTCGTTCCGGCCGGCCGGCCCTGGTTAAGTTCGCCGGCGGCCATCCGGCCCTGCCGGCTCGGGACACCGTCTTTTCCTGGTTTGTTTCGGTTCCGCCGGCAGAGGTCGTCGCCGCCGACAGGGACGCCCGCACACCGTGGGCGACTGCCAATCAGCCGCGCGCGCCGCCATCGGTTCCGGCCTGAGCGGTTTCAACCGCTCCTTCACTCAAACCACTTCCTGTTCGCGCCTCGATCCGCGCGGCGGCTTCGGTCGCGCAGCGGTGCGTAGCGCGTCATTTCCGGATTGTTTCCATGCAACGTATCAAGACACTCAAGAGCCTTTCGCGCGCGGCCTGCGCCGCCATTTTCCTTTCCGTCCAGGCGCTCATCTGTATCGGAACCGTCTACTGGGCGCTGACGGAGACGCTCGGCCTTTCGGCGACAGGGGCACTTGTCCCTGGCGGGATTTTCGCTGTGCCGTCTGCCCTCGTGCTGCTTACGGCGGTGCGCATGGCCTTCGATGCGGAGACCGATCCCGCCAACCAGTAGCCGGACCGCCAAGGCGCCCGCGCTCGACAAGGCCGGGCGCCTTGGCGCTTGCTTGCGGCGGCTGCGGCAAAACGTCCATGACCGCGGAGACGCCACATTCCTGCGGTAGCGACCGGCCAGAGCAACTTTTTACGACGGATGGCGTTGCCGCTGGTGACGACAGTTCGGGAGATGGCGGATGGACAGACTGCAATTCGAGGTGCCGGTGCGTATCGCGCCCGGACCCGGCCTGCCTGTCGAGGAGATCTACAGCGTCGAACAGGCCCTTGATTTTCTCCAGGCCTGGCCGCTGCGCCGGCAAGGCCCGATTTACCAGAAGGCCTTCAACGCCTGCTTCGGCGCCACCGTGGACGTGGTCAAGACCGAGGATGCCTGCCGGGCGTTCATGGCGTTCTGCCGGGTGACCGGGCTGATGGCCCGGGACATGATGGCGCCGCGCAAGCGCGGTGGCCAGGCGAGAGGGCTGCAAGCCTGAGGTACGCTGCGCTCTTCGTTCTCCTGGCCGAACGAAGCATCGATGCCGATGCCATTAAGCTTCCGTTTCCACTTTCGCGGCTACGCCATGCTTGTTCGGCAATGGTTGATTCGTTGCGTCAGTCTCGTGGTTCGGAAGATGTCCCCAGAAAAAATCCGTGCATTCCCGATTGACCGTCAGGCATTCCTGGTTCGGGAGGTGGCTGCCAGGCTCGACAGTTTGCATGGCGACAGCGCCACCTCGTTCTGGAGGGCCAAGGCGACGGAGTTGTTCGATCTCGTCGTCAGGTCAGGCAGGGACAGGGCGGCGGCCAGCGACGAGGTGCGCAGGTTCTTCTTCGCCGTGCAAAAAGAGATATCGGCCGGCGCGGCCGCTGAGCCGATGCCAATTCTTTCCGCCTGAAGTGCTCCGCAAGGCGTCCCACAGCCGGTCCATGCCACCGCTAGCGGAACAGATATTTTGAAACTTCGGGGTTGCCGCGTCGCCACATGACGTTGTCAAGGAAGTAGTGGTGCACGTTGATGAAGATCAGCACTATGAAGAAGAACAGCGACGAACCCAGGACTTCCTTGTCGTAAGGGATCAAGGCAGTCAGTGCCGCCGGGATCAGCCAGAAACCGAGACCGCCGAGGATCCCGCCGGCGACGACGAACCCCAGGACTCGCGTCCTGTAGATCGGACCAAGAACGGAGAGGATTCTGGAGTCCGGAACCTTTTGTGCATCGGGACCGTCACGCTCGACATTGCTTTGATAGCGCCAGACCACGGCCAGGTACTGTAGCGAATGGAGAGCCGGCACCACGAGCAGCCACAGCGGGTTTATTCTCACGACCAGGATCCAAAGATATAGGGACGCGATATAAGCGACGACGCCGTTATACGGCAGGCTGCCGCCATTTTTACTCCAGCGATTGATCAGCATCACGACGGTGGCGGCCGTGGCAGCGGCCGCGGCCGACAGCGCAATCGTGTTGAGCCACGCAGGCGTGGCAAACGTATAATATTCCAAGCCGTAATATTTTGCTTGGCTGACCGCCGTGTTCGTCTGAAGCCATGCGAACAGCCATACGGCATAGCTGTTGACCAGCAAGATTTTCTTGTCCGGATTGGTGAAGAACCTGCCCTTCAACACGGCGTCCACCATCAACATGCCGTAGCCTTGCTTGACGTAGTGCCAGCCCACGAAAAAGAACATCGCGTTGGCTGCGTTTCCGAGCAGCCGGGCGTTCGCCGTTATCGAGCCGTAAGCAAAAAACCCGACCATGAGCAGGGGAACGACAATGCCGGCGAAAATGTAGCGGATCTGGAGGCCCCTGTCGTATCCCTCGCCGCGCACCTTGCTTCCAAAATTGCGATAGAAAAGTTGGTAAGAGTGGGCGAAATGCGGATAGTTTATCAAGTAGGCCAGGAAAAACATCGCCGCCGCAACAAGGCTGTCGTATTTGGTAGGCACGAAGAACAGGGCCGGCAAAATCAGGAATGCGCTGCCGCCAAGCATGAGGAAGTCGGCCAGCGGGCCAAAGAGATATCTTTGTGGCGGCGTCGCCGCAGGAACTCGAGCATCCGCCGAAAGGTGAACTGCCATATTAGCATCCCCCTGGGAAAGCCGATTTAACCATCGAGCCTTGCCCTCGACAAGGTCGAGGCGGCGGAATGGTCAACACGTAAAATGACGTTCCGGAAGGGGGTGTTACCCTGTCCGGCGCAATAGCTCTTGACGCCGAAAGGAGCGGAGGGGACATCGAGTGAAGCTGGTACGCCCAAGGGGAATCGAACCCCTGTTACCGCCGTGAAAGGGCGGTGTCCTGACCGCTAGACGATGGGCGCGCTCAGATGAAAGCGGCTTATACTGGCGTTGTGCGCAACCGGCAACCCGTCAGGTGCCGGCTTGGACAACTTTTTTCCTGCCTGCCGAAGCGAGTGATTCACGCAGCGCCAGCGGCAATTTTTCTGGCGGCCGTCACCAGCCGCTGCGTGGATTTCCGGGCACTTTTCAGACGATTGCGGAAGCGGCCCGATGCAAATGCATGTCGCTCAAAAGTGAGCTCCGTTTCAGCGCGACGCGCTTTGGCGCGTCCAGCCGAACCGGCCCTGGTCAGCCTTCGCCACCGCTGCGCCGGCGGCAGCGCCAGTTCCAGTCGCGCTCGGGGCCGACGTCGACGTGGACCGATTCGGTGTGGCAGTAGGTGCCGACGCCGCCGCGGCCGGGCATCGTCCTGACGTAGCTCGCCAGCTCCCATTTCGAGACGCCCGGCACCTGGATGTCGGCGGCGGCGCAATACATGTGCAGCGAATTCTTGGCGCCGTTGGCACGGCGGTTGCGGGCGGGGTCGCGATAGCCGGAGGTGACGACCATCTTGCGGCCGTAGTGGCCTTCGATCGTCTTGAGCACGCGCACCAGCGAGGGCTTGAGGCACGCCACGTCGACGCTCTCGTTCTGCTTCAAGAGGCCGTTAGGCGCGAGGCGCGCCATGCCGGCGGCGGAGGCTACCTGGTAGAGGCCGCCCGAACCTTCATCCTCGTTGAGGTCGACGTCGCTTTCGTCGTCGAGGCCGGATTTGCGCTTGATCTCGAACAGCGCCGTCTGGCGGACGCCCGGCAGGGCATCGCTGCCGGTGATGTGACCTGAGTCGTCGCCGAGCGGAGCCAGCTGCACCGGTTTCGCCGTGGAATCGGCCGAGGCCAGTGTAATGATCGGCTTTGCCGCCGCCGGGGCGGGCTTGGCCTGCACAGCCGGCTGTTCGCCTGCGCGCGTGTTGACCAGTGGAGCGGGCTTCGCCGAAGCCGGCGTGGCGCCAAACATCGAGGCCAGGAAACCCCTTTTCTTCGGCGTGTCGGTAGTCGGCGCTTCGCCTGCGGTCACATAGACGGGATTGTTCATCGCCTGTGCCGAAGCCGGCTTCGGTGCCGTCACGGCCGCGTCGGCGGCGGCAATCTTCTGCGCCGCCGCCTCAGTCTGCTGCGCCGTCTGCGTCGGTTGCTGCAGCGATTGCGGCGTGTTCCCGGCAATCGTTTCAGCTTCAGCCGGCGCGGTGAGCGGGAAGGCCGCCTGCGGCTTGGTAATCGGCACGTAGGCGACCGTCTCGGGCAGCGCTGTGTCGCCTTCCGCCATCACTGTGGTCTGCGTGGTCGCCGTCTGCGACGACGAATCGCCGGCCACGATCGGCTTGTTTGTCGAGGCTGCGTTGATGTCCGACGCGGAGGCATTGTAGCCGGGCATGCCAACCGACATTGTGGGGTCGCCGGCCGAGGTGCAGGAGGCCAGGAGCACGGAGCAGAGCGCCGCCGCAATGGTGCGGCGTTCTCCCTTCGCGAGGCTCCACCCTGCTGATTTCAAAGTCAAATTCCCCCTCGATATCCGATCGGTATATCCTTGGCGCGGCGTCCGAACGGCTGCGTCGAGGTGCCCCTTGTCTCCGATCCGGAAACGAGACCTGTGTCAAATCAGCAAGCCTGGAAGTATTTTTGCGGCAATTGCCGAATTTAGGCGGCAAGATGGTTGACGACACCATTTCGCCCGCTTTTACGGGTCCGTCAACTCACCAGAGATTACAGTCGGTTACACACGCACCTTGACATAGGTGCCGGGGGCATCACCAAAAGTTTTCATATGCTTGCCTGCTTTGCGGGCAGGCACGCGATTATTGTCCTTAGCCTCTATCCAGCTCTGCCAGTGCGGCCACCAGGAGCCAGGATGGTCGGTGGCCCTTGCGATCCACTCGCCGAAGTCGCCCTCCGGCTTGCCGCCGGTCCAGTACTGGTACTTGCCCGATGCGGGCGGGTTGACGACGCCGGCGATATGACCGGAGCCCGCCATCACGTATTCGACCTCGCCACCGAAATATTTCGAGCCGAGGAAGACGGACAGCGCGGGAGCGATGTGGTCTTCCCTGGAGGCGAGGTTGTAGACGGGGATCTTGATGTCGGCGAGCGAAACGGTGCGTCCGGCAAGTTCCATCCTGCCGCGCGAGAGGTTGTTCTCGAGATAGCAGTTGCGCAAATAGAAGGAGTGGTTGGCCGCCGCCATGCGTGTCGAATCGGCATTCCAGTAAAGCAGGTCGAAGGGCAGGGGATCCTTGCCGCGCATGTAGTTGTTGACGACATAGGGCCAGATCAGGTCGCCCGAGCGCAGCATGTTGAAGGCGGTCGCCATCTTGGTGCCGTCGAGATAGCCCTTTTCGTTCATCGCCTTTTCCACCGCCGCGACCTGTTCCTCGTCGACGAACACCTTGAGGTCGCCGGCATAGGTGAAATCGACCTGGGTGGTGAAGAAGGTCGCCGATTTGATGCGATCGTCACCCTCCTGCGCCAGCAGGGCAAGTGCCGCCGCCAGCAACGTGCCGCCGACGCAGTAGCCGATAGCGTTGACCTCTTTCTCGCCTGTGGCCTTCTCGATAGTGTCGAGGCCGTATTGCAGCCCCTCTCTTGTATAAGCCTCCCAGTTCTTCATGCCGTGGCGTTCATCAGGGTTGATCCAGGAGATGACGAACACGGTGTGGCCCTGTTCGATCGCCCAGCGGATGAAGGATTTCTGCGGGTTGAGGTCGAGTATGTAGAACTTGTTGATCCAGGGCGGGCAGATCAGCAGCGGCCGTTTCAGCACCGTCTCGGTGGCGGGATCGTATTGAATGATCTCGGCGACGTCGCTGCGGCCGACCACCTTGCCGGGGGTGGTGGCGATGTTGCGGCCGATCTCGAAGGGCGAGTAGTCGGCCTGACGCAGCTTCAGGTCGCCCTTGCCGGCGGCGATGTCCTCGGCCAGCATCTTCATGCCGCGTACAAGGTTTTCGCCGTTCGAGGCGATCGTTTCGCGAAACAGTTCCGGATTGGTCAGGATGAAATTTGACGGCGAGATGGCGTTGGACACCTGCTTGACGTAGAAGCTCGCCTTGTGGCGGGTGTGGTCATCCAGGCCCTCGGCGTGCTCGACAAGATCAGCCGCCCAGCGCGAGGTGACGAGATAGGCCTGTTTCAAGAAATCGAAGAAGGCGTTGCGGCCCCATTCCGGATCCTGGAAACGCTTGTCGCCGCGCTCCGGCTTGACCGCGTCCTCGGTTCGCTCGGCATCGGGGCTGACGCGCTGGATGGCGTTCGCCCAAACCGTCATGTAGCCGGCGAACAACCGCGTCTGTGCTTCGAGCGCGCGTTGCGGGTCGGCAAGCCAGTATTCGCTGAGCTTGGAAAAGGTCTTCACCATGTCGACGACCGGTTCGGCGACGTGGTCGCGCACTTCGCCCTTCTCGCGCGGCTCGGCCCAGGCGGAAGCCGCCTTGCCGGCCTGCTCGATCATGCGCGCCATGTTCAGGGCGAAGCGTTCCGGATCCTTCACCAGATATTGCTCGACCGTCGAAGGTCCGCCATCTTCCGCTTTGCCCGAATCGGGTGTTTTGGACATGGTGCGCGGGGTTCCTCCCGAAGCGTTTTCTTGACATATTACCATGGGACATCCGACCGGGTCCAACCTCGCTCTACCCCGGCTGCCAAGGAAACAATATGACGATTAACATTGGCGAGACTGTTTTTTTCGGCGCCTGTCGTTTTTGCCGCATCGGTGCGGCAATTGCCCTGCTGTGCCTTGGGGCCTGCTCGAGCACCAATACCAGCGGCCCGGTGCCCATCGCCACATCAGCGGGACCGAAGGATACCGGCACCTTTCCGAACCTGAACATCCCGCCGAAAGTGGCAGCCAAACAGTTTACCGATGCCGAGAGGAATGCCAGGCTCGCGGAATTGAAGGGGGACGAAAGCGCGCAGGCAGCCAATGGCGGCGCCCCCAACGTCACCAATCAAGCGGCGCTGACGGACCTGGCCAGCAAGCATGGCACCCAGACGCTGAAGCAGATCGAAGGCAAATGCGACCCCACCCTCGACCCTACCTGCAAATAAGTATATAGCGCGCGCCCAAGGCACTTGCCGACACGGCGCGCCTTGCCAAACGCCAAGTGATGTCTGGAACTGCCATGGAAGAGTTTCACAAGGTCCGCCGGCTTCCGCCCTATGTCTTCGAGCAGGTCAACCGGCTCAAGGCCAGCGCCCGCTCGCGCGGCGCCGACATCATCGATCTCGGCATGGGCAATCCGGACCTGCCGACGCCCAAGGCAATCGTCGACAAGTTGTGCGAAGTGGTGCGCGATCCGCGCACCCATCGCTATTCCTCCTCGCGCGGCATTCCGGGCCTGCGCCGCGCCCAGGCCGCTTACTATCAGCGCCGCTTCGGCGTGAAGCTTGATCCCGATACGCAAGTGGTGGCAACGCTGGGTTCGAAAGAAGGCTTCGCCAACATGGCGCAGGCGATCACCGCCCCTGGCGACGTGATCCTGTGCCCGAATCCAACCTACCCGATCCATGCTTTCGGCTTCATCATGTCGGGCGGCGTCATCCGGTCGCTGCAGGTGGAACCCGATGACGGTTTCATCCCGGCGGTCGAGCGCGGCATCCGCCATTCGATTCCGAAGCCGCTGGCGCTGATCCTCAACTACCCGTCGAACCCGACGGCGCTGGTCGCCTCGCTCGATTTTTACAAGGACGTGGTGGCGTTCGCGAAGAAGAACGACATCATCATCCTGTCGGACCTTGCCTATTCGGAGATCTATTTCGACGGCAATCCGCCGCCTTCGGTGCTGCAGGTGCCGGGCGCGATCGACGTTTGCGTCGAGTTCACCTCCATGTCGAAGACCTTCTCCATGCCCGGCTGGCGCATGGGCTTTGCGGTCGGCAACGAGCGGCTTATCTCGGCGCTGACCCGGGTGAAATCCTATCTCGATTACGGTGCGTTCACCCCGATCCAGGTGGCGGCCGCACACGCCCTCAACGGCGATGGCGCCGACATCGCCGAAGTGCGCGACATCTACCACAAGCGGCGCGACGTGATGGTGGATGCCTTCGGCCGCGCGGGCTGGACCATTCCGGCTCCGGCTGCGTCCATGTTCGCCTGGGCGCCGATTCCCGAGCCGTTCCGCCATCTCGGCTCGCTCGAATTCTCCAAGCTGCTCATCGAACATGCCGACGTTGCGGTGGCGCCAGGCGTCGGCTTCGGCGAACACGGCGATGATTTCGTGCGTGTCGCGCTGGTCGAGAACGAGCACCGGATCCGGCAGGCGGCGCGCAACATCAAGCGCTTCCTGGCGACCAGTGCCAAGCAACCCAACAATGTCGTGCCGCTTTCCGCCCATCGGTAAGCTTTCCGCACACAATTTCGTTTGATCTTTCGGGGGACATCGCCGGCCATGGCTGAAGCTCTGCGTGTTGGAATTGCCGGCCTCGGCACGGTCGGCGCCTCGGTGGCGCGCGTGCTGCGCAACAAGGCGGCGGAGCTGACACGGCAGTGTGGGCGCGACATCGTCGTATCGGCGGTTTCGGCGCGTGATCCCAAGCGCGACCGCGGCGTCGATCTCAATGCCGCCAAATGGTTCGACGATCCGGTCAAGATGGCGCAGGCCGCCGAGATCGACGTTTTCGTCGAGCTGATCGGCGGCGACGAGGGGCCGGCGTTCGCGGCGGTCAGGGCGGCGCTCGAAGCCGGCCGCCATGTCGTTACCGCGAACAAGGCGCTGCTGGCCAAACATGGCGTCGCGCTCGCCGAGATCGCCGAGAAGAAGGGCGTGCTGCTCAACTACGAGGCCGCGGTGGCGGGCGGCATTCCCGTTATCAAGACGATGCGCGAGGCGATGGCCGGCAACTCGGTCACCCGTGTCTTCGGTATTCTCAACGGTACCTGCAACTATATCCTGACCCGGATGGAGGCCGAAGGCATCTCGTTCGACGCCTGCCTCAAGGACGCGCAGCGGCTGGGCTATGCCGAGGCCGACCCGACCTTCGACATCGAAGGCCATGACACCGCGCACAAACTGTCGATCCTGACCAGCCTGGCCTTCGGCACCAAGATCGCCGCCAACGACATCTACATGGAAGGCATCTCGAACATCACCCAGGCCGATATCCGTGCGGCCGGCGATCTCGGCTACCGGATCAAGCTACTTGGCGTTGCCCAGCGCACCGAGAGCGGCATCGAGCAGCGCGTGCATCCGACCATGGTGCCGACGGCCTCGGTGATCGCGCAGGTCCACGGCGTCATCAATGCGGTGGCGATCGAGACCGACATCCTCGGCGAACTGCTGCTCTCCGGCCCCGGCGCCGGCGGCAATGCCACCGCCTCGGCCGTCATCGGCGACATCGCCGATATCGCAAAGAGCCGTCCCGGCTTCCAGCACGGCCCGGTATTCGGCAGGCCGGCGAGGGAATTGAAGCCTTACAAGAAGGCGCAGATGCGCAGCCATGCCGGCGGCTACTTCATCCGGCTGACCGTGCATGACCGCATCGGCGTGTTCGCGGCCATCGCCAAGCGCATGGCCGACAACGATATCTCGCTGGAATCGATCGTCCAGCACGCGATCAGCGGCGAAGCGGCGGCGCAAAAGACGGTGATCCTCGTCACCCACGAGACCACCGAAGCCGCGGTGCGCAAGGCCGTGGACGGTATCACCAAGGATGGTCACCTGACCGACAAGCCGCAGGTCATCCGGATCGAACGGGCAGGATAGATATTTCCTTCCGTCGCCTACCACGGGATTGCTGCGACGATACTGTTGCGGCCGATGCCGCTGCCTGGCTCGCCGGAACCAATCCCGGCCAGCGCCGTTCTCCCGAGGTGCAAACCGAGGGAATGCCAATGGCCGAAACATCGAAATCCGACACCCCCCAGATCGACGACATCCAAAAGACGCTCGAAAAGCAGATCGCCGATCTGCGCAAGGAGATCACCAGGATCAACAAGAGCCTTTCGGAGCGAGGTGCGGAACTGGTTGACGAGGCCTCGGCTCAGGCATCCGATGTCTACGACAGCGCGGCGAGCCGTGCGTCGCGAACGGCTCAGCAGTTGCGCAGCCAGGCGCAGGCGGTCTCGGAGGTCGCGCGGGAAAATCCGGGCACGACGACGGCTGTGGTCGGCGTCATCGGGCTGCTGGGTTTTCTGGCCGGCCTCGCCGTTGGCCAATCGATGAATGACACCCAGCGCCGCTGGTATTGATCCGGTAACGACCGAACCGGGTTTGCCGGCTTACCTGTCCATCGAGCAATTTCCAGGGGAGCACCATGGCTTCTTCCGTCCTGATCGGTATTCTGATCACGTTCCTCGTGATCATTCTGGTGCTTTATCTCATTCAGCGATTGCCGCTGGATGCCAGGATGCGGCAGATCGCGCAGATCATCGTCATCATCATCGGCATCGTTTCGCTATTGAAATATCTGGCCGTGTTTTAGATCTCGATACCTACTTTGAAAGCGGCCCAAGTTCGCCGGAATCGTGCTATCCATAGTTTAATCGATTGATATTGCAGGCTTTTCGAGAAAACCTTCGAGAGGTCTTGCCGTTGTCATGCTCGTTTGACACAAGAGGCGCGCCTCCGGCGGGAGGTGGCATGCGAACGAGGATCGACCTGATGAACGTGGCCCACAACATTATCGCCGGACTTGACCGGATACTCACCATGGAACTGGTGCGCGTCACCGAACGCGCCGCCGTCGCGGCCGCCAGGCTGCGCGGACGCGGTGACGAAAAGGCCGCCGACCAGGTCGCGGTGGACGCCATGCGCCAGGAGCTCAATCGCCTCGCCATCAAGGGCACGGTGGTGATCGGCGAAGGCGAGCGGGACGAGGCGCCGATGCTCTATATCGGAGAGGAGGTCGGCACCGGCAAAGGCCCGGCGGTCGACATTGCGCTCGACCCGCTGGAAGGCACCACGATCTGCGCGAAGAACCTGCCCAACGCGCTGGCCGTGATCGCCATCGCCGAGAAGGGCAGCCTGCTGTTCGCGCCCGACGTCTACATGGACAAGATCGCCATCGGCCCGGGCTATGCCGAGGGCGTCATCGACATCGATGCCTCGCCGGCCGAAAACATAGCCAGCCTGGCAAAGGCCAAGGGCGTCGCGGTGTCCGACGTTACCGCTTGCATCCTCGACCGTCCGCGCCATGGCAAGCTGATCGACGCCGTGCGCGCCACCGGGGCGGCAATCCGGCTGATCGGCGATGGCGACGTCGCCGGTGTCATCCACACCACCGATCCCGAGGAAACCGGCATCGACATCTATCTCGGCATTGGCGGCGCGCCGGAGGGCGTGCTGGCCGCGGCGGCGCTGCGCTGCACGGGTGGCCAGATGCAGGGCCGCTTGATCCTCGATACGCCCGAAAAGGTCGCCCGCGCCGGCAAGATGGGTATTGCCGACCCGAAGCGGGTCTACCGGGCCGAGGACATGGCGCGCGGCGATGTGTTGTTCGCGGCCACCGGCGTCACCGACGGCAACATGCTGGCAGGGGTCAAGTTCGGCCGCAACTACATCACAACGCACACGATCGTGCTGCGCTCGTCGTCGCGCACCGTGCGCGAGATCAAGGCCCGGCATCAGGACCTGGAAAAGTTTTGATGCATTCCTGACTGGCCGTCGCATATTGTGGGCAATGATCATCCGCAAACGTCGCCTCGCATGACGGGCGAGAGACGCCTTTTTCTCGATGTCCGACAGTCGGCCACCGGTGTTTCCTGGGAACATCGGCTGACCGAGCGGCAGGACATGGCCGCGCTTGCCATCGCACAGGGGCACGGCGTGCCCGATATCGTCGCGCGCGTGCTTGCCGGACGTGGCGTGACGGCGGAACAGGCGGAGCGCTTTCTCGACCCGACGATCCGCGACCTGCTGCCGGACCCGGCTTCGCTGACCGACATGGACAAGGCGGCCATTCGAATAGCCGCCGCGGTGATGGCCCGGGAGAAGGTGGCGATCTTCGGCGACTACGATGTCGATGGCGCCGCCTCGTCGGCCTTGCTCAAACGCTTCCTCGCGCATTTCTCGATATCGTCGGAAATCTACATTCCCGATCGTATCTTCGAGGGTTACGGTCCCAATCCCGAAGCCATGCGCGAGCTCATCTCGCGCGGCGCGACGCTGATCGTCACCGTCGATTGCGGCACCAACAGCGCGGCTTCCATCGACGCGGCCAATGCCGCCGGTGCCGATGTCGTGGTGCTCGACCATCATCAGGTCGGCGGCGCCTTGCCGGCGGCACACGCGGTGGTCAACCCCAACCGCGACGACGACCTTTCCGGGCAGGGCCATCTCTGCGCCGCCGGAGTGGTTTTTCTCGCGCTGGTGCAGACGGCCAAGGTCCTGCGCGGCCGGCTGGCCGACGCCACGCCGCCGGACCTGCTCTCGCTGCTCGATCTCGTGGCGCTGGCCACGGTCTGCGATGTGGTGCCGCTCACCGGCGTCAACCGTGCCTTCGTCGTCAAGGGCTTGCAAGTGGCGCGCCAGCAGAAGAACGAGGGAATGTCTGCGCTGGCGCGGGTCTCGCGCGTCGGCGAGCCGCTCAGCACCTTCCATCTGGCCTACCTGATCGGACCGCGCATAAACGCCGGCGGGCGCATCGGCGACGCCGCCCTCGGCAGCCGGCTGCTTGCGACCGACGATCCGGTCGAGGCCCGCACCATCGCC
Protein-coding regions in this window:
- a CDS encoding DUF982 domain-containing protein; its protein translation is MDRLQFEVPVRIAPGPGLPVEEIYSVEQALDFLQAWPLRRQGPIYQKAFNACFGATVDVVKTEDACRAFMAFCRVTGLMARDMMAPRKRGGQARGLQA
- a CDS encoding DUF6074 family protein; translated protein: MPMPLSFRFHFRGYAMLVRQWLIRCVSLVVRKMSPEKIRAFPIDRQAFLVREVAARLDSLHGDSATSFWRAKATELFDLVVRSGRDRAAASDEVRRFFFAVQKEISAGAAAEPMPILSA
- a CDS encoding YcbK family protein, encoding MTLKSAGWSLAKGERRTIAAALCSVLLASCTSAGDPTMSVGMPGYNASASDINAASTNKPIVAGDSSSQTATTQTTVMAEGDTALPETVAYVPITKPQAAFPLTAPAEAETIAGNTPQSLQQPTQTAQQTEAAAQKIAAADAAVTAPKPASAQAMNNPVYVTAGEAPTTDTPKKRGFLASMFGATPASAKPAPLVNTRAGEQPAVQAKPAPAAAKPIITLASADSTAKPVQLAPLGDDSGHITGSDALPGVRQTALFEIKRKSGLDDESDVDLNEDEGSGGLYQVASAAGMARLAPNGLLKQNESVDVACLKPSLVRVLKTIEGHYGRKMVVTSGYRDPARNRRANGAKNSLHMYCAAADIQVPGVSKWELASYVRTMPGRGGVGTYCHTESVHVDVGPERDWNWRCRRRSGGEG
- the phaC gene encoding class I poly(R)-hydroxyalkanoic acid synthase, producing the protein MSKTPDSGKAEDGGPSTVEQYLVKDPERFALNMARMIEQAGKAASAWAEPREKGEVRDHVAEPVVDMVKTFSKLSEYWLADPQRALEAQTRLFAGYMTVWANAIQRVSPDAERTEDAVKPERGDKRFQDPEWGRNAFFDFLKQAYLVTSRWAADLVEHAEGLDDHTRHKASFYVKQVSNAISPSNFILTNPELFRETIASNGENLVRGMKMLAEDIAAGKGDLKLRQADYSPFEIGRNIATTPGKVVGRSDVAEIIQYDPATETVLKRPLLICPPWINKFYILDLNPQKSFIRWAIEQGHTVFVISWINPDERHGMKNWEAYTREGLQYGLDTIEKATGEKEVNAIGYCVGGTLLAAALALLAQEGDDRIKSATFFTTQVDFTYAGDLKVFVDEEQVAAVEKAMNEKGYLDGTKMATAFNMLRSGDLIWPYVVNNYMRGKDPLPFDLLYWNADSTRMAAANHSFYLRNCYLENNLSRGRMELAGRTVSLADIKIPVYNLASREDHIAPALSVFLGSKYFGGEVEYVMAGSGHIAGVVNPPASGKYQYWTGGKPEGDFGEWIARATDHPGSWWPHWQSWIEAKDNNRVPARKAGKHMKTFGDAPGTYVKVRV
- a CDS encoding LL-diaminopimelate aminotransferase encodes the protein MEEFHKVRRLPPYVFEQVNRLKASARSRGADIIDLGMGNPDLPTPKAIVDKLCEVVRDPRTHRYSSSRGIPGLRRAQAAYYQRRFGVKLDPDTQVVATLGSKEGFANMAQAITAPGDVILCPNPTYPIHAFGFIMSGGVIRSLQVEPDDGFIPAVERGIRHSIPKPLALILNYPSNPTALVASLDFYKDVVAFAKKNDIIILSDLAYSEIYFDGNPPPSVLQVPGAIDVCVEFTSMSKTFSMPGWRMGFAVGNERLISALTRVKSYLDYGAFTPIQVAAAHALNGDGADIAEVRDIYHKRRDVMVDAFGRAGWTIPAPAASMFAWAPIPEPFRHLGSLEFSKLLIEHADVAVAPGVGFGEHGDDFVRVALVENEHRIRQAARNIKRFLATSAKQPNNVVPLSAHR
- a CDS encoding homoserine dehydrogenase, whose amino-acid sequence is MAEALRVGIAGLGTVGASVARVLRNKAAELTRQCGRDIVVSAVSARDPKRDRGVDLNAAKWFDDPVKMAQAAEIDVFVELIGGDEGPAFAAVRAALEAGRHVVTANKALLAKHGVALAEIAEKKGVLLNYEAAVAGGIPVIKTMREAMAGNSVTRVFGILNGTCNYILTRMEAEGISFDACLKDAQRLGYAEADPTFDIEGHDTAHKLSILTSLAFGTKIAANDIYMEGISNITQADIRAAGDLGYRIKLLGVAQRTESGIEQRVHPTMVPTASVIAQVHGVINAVAIETDILGELLLSGPGAGGNATASAVIGDIADIAKSRPGFQHGPVFGRPARELKPYKKAQMRSHAGGYFIRLTVHDRIGVFAAIAKRMADNDISLESIVQHAISGEAAAQKTVILVTHETTEAAVRKAVDGITKDGHLTDKPQVIRIERAG
- a CDS encoding Thivi_2564 family membrane protein, with the translated sequence MASSVLIGILITFLVIILVLYLIQRLPLDARMRQIAQIIVIIIGIVSLLKYLAVF